In one Dermacentor albipictus isolate Rhodes 1998 colony chromosome 4, USDA_Dalb.pri_finalv2, whole genome shotgun sequence genomic region, the following are encoded:
- the LOC135909775 gene encoding dehydrodolichyl diphosphate synthase complex subunit Dhdds-like isoform X2 — protein sequence MPDGSRRFVKSTGTDLRRTYIVGTELLSWACQWCFRVGVSAVTVFMVANRHLTRSAYEKDALFYGVIGSWSNSLHLTRTCLACVGYTTKSQMAQTALQMARAVKFSSLQSNDLTEDFMDTYINQAECPDVDVLMRCAGTRLSDFVVMQCGYAYLNMTSKKWPDIGFRDWVRAFLMYQLYWPAIFAVKERHRALVASRDDKLDQKRKVRQQAFMRNIEAVKTVNVQGHAHQELIV from the exons ATGCCGGATGGTAGCCGACGGTTCGTCAAGAGTACAGGCACCGATCTTCGCCGCACCTACATCGTAGGGACTGAGCTCTTGAGTTGG GCATGCCAGTGGTGCTTTCGAGTGGGCGTCAGTGCAGTAACTGTTTTTATGGTCGCAAATCGTCATTTGACGCGAAGTGCATACGAAAAAGATGCTCTGTTCTACGGAGTCATAGGCAGCTGGTCCAACAGCTTACACTT GACGCGGACTTGTCTGGCATGCGTCGGTTATACCACTAAAAGCCAGATGGCGCAGACAGCCTTACAGATGGCAAGAGCGGTCAAATTCAGCTCACTGCAAAGCaa TGACCTCACCGAAGACTTCATGGACACTTACATCAATCAAGCCGAGTGTCCCGATGTGGATGTGCTGATGCGATGCGCAGGCACGCGATTAAGCGATTTCGTGGTCATGCAATGTGGATACGCGTACCTGAACATGACGTCAAAGAAGTGGCCAGATATTGGCTTCAGGGACTGGGTCCGGGCTTTTCTAATGTATCAATTGTACTGGCCTGCCATCTTC GCCGTGAAAGAAAGACATCGTGCTTTGGTAGCTTCTCGCGACGACAAGCTGGATCAAAAACGAAAGGTCCGTCAACAAGCTTTCATGAGGAACATCGAAGCTGTGAAAACCGTCAACGTTCAGGGCCACGCACATCAGGAGCTCATTGTTTGA
- the LOC135909775 gene encoding dehydrodolichyl diphosphate synthase complex subunit Dhdds-like isoform X1, producing the protein MPDGSRRFVKSTGTDLRRTYIVGTELLSWACQWCFRVGVSAVTVFMVANRHLTRSAYEKDALFYGVIGSWSNSLHLSRIKTLGIRMKWIGKMMMLPTDLKMKMREMEIATSDAAWTRTCLACVGYTTKSQMAQTALQMARAVKFSSLQSNDLTEDFMDTYINQAECPDVDVLMRCAGTRLSDFVVMQCGYAYLNMTSKKWPDIGFRDWVRAFLMYQLYWPAIFAVKERHRALVASRDDKLDQKRKVRQQAFMRNIEAVKTVNVQGHAHQELIV; encoded by the exons ATGCCGGATGGTAGCCGACGGTTCGTCAAGAGTACAGGCACCGATCTTCGCCGCACCTACATCGTAGGGACTGAGCTCTTGAGTTGG GCATGCCAGTGGTGCTTTCGAGTGGGCGTCAGTGCAGTAACTGTTTTTATGGTCGCAAATCGTCATTTGACGCGAAGTGCATACGAAAAAGATGCTCTGTTCTACGGAGTCATAGGCAGCTGGTCCAACAGCTTACACTT GAGCAGAATCAAGACACTAGGCATAAGAATGAAATGGATCGGGAAAATGATGATGCTTCCGACTGACCTCAAAATGAAGATGCGTGAAATGGAGATTGCTACTTCAGATGCAGCATG GACGCGGACTTGTCTGGCATGCGTCGGTTATACCACTAAAAGCCAGATGGCGCAGACAGCCTTACAGATGGCAAGAGCGGTCAAATTCAGCTCACTGCAAAGCaa TGACCTCACCGAAGACTTCATGGACACTTACATCAATCAAGCCGAGTGTCCCGATGTGGATGTGCTGATGCGATGCGCAGGCACGCGATTAAGCGATTTCGTGGTCATGCAATGTGGATACGCGTACCTGAACATGACGTCAAAGAAGTGGCCAGATATTGGCTTCAGGGACTGGGTCCGGGCTTTTCTAATGTATCAATTGTACTGGCCTGCCATCTTC GCCGTGAAAGAAAGACATCGTGCTTTGGTAGCTTCTCGCGACGACAAGCTGGATCAAAAACGAAAGGTCCGTCAACAAGCTTTCATGAGGAACATCGAAGCTGTGAAAACCGTCAACGTTCAGGGCCACGCACATCAGGAGCTCATTGTTTGA